The Paenibacillus sp. genome has a segment encoding these proteins:
- a CDS encoding spore germination protein encodes MNRRGKLGFEEEADDGKTTFLSDRLEDNAAAIRRHFGHTQDLGERRIPDAAGGVAAIFFFDSLVDKSIVDRFVVEELQQPDGARTGGPVGALATNRLSECRTVEEAAKELLSGKTIVLRDGFALAWAAATDGGARRGVTEPASEAVVRGPRESFNESLLTNLGLIRRRLYTPRLRVETRTIGHVSNTPVALLYIDGLAKPDILQEVRNRLNKIDIDGVVESQYIEEFIEDPVYSPFPTVFNTERPDRVAAALLEGRIAILTEGTPVALVVPATITLFLYSNEDYYQRYDIATLLKLLRTVTFFLSFLLPSFYVALLTFHQEMIPTPLLIALTGQREGVPFGIALEVFLMEVTFEVLREAGIRLPKTIGSAVSIVGGLVLGQAAVEASLIGPGTVIAVSATAIASFTTPSYGFAIASRMIRFAMLLLTAFIGSFGFFFGLILIAIHLNTLRSFGVPYMSPFVPLQWRSWRDMVVRAPWWAMRQRPSQVASSVDRFDRPQKWSRPGGGKKR; translated from the coding sequence ATGAATCGGAGAGGAAAGCTCGGGTTCGAGGAGGAGGCGGACGACGGGAAGACAACGTTCCTGTCCGACCGGCTGGAAGATAATGCGGCGGCGATTCGGAGGCACTTCGGCCATACGCAGGATTTAGGCGAACGGCGCATTCCGGATGCGGCAGGCGGGGTCGCCGCGATTTTCTTTTTCGACAGCCTCGTGGACAAATCGATCGTCGACCGGTTCGTCGTCGAAGAGCTGCAACAGCCGGACGGCGCGCGAACGGGCGGACCGGTGGGAGCGCTTGCGACGAACCGGCTGAGCGAATGCCGGACGGTCGAGGAGGCCGCCAAGGAGCTGCTATCGGGCAAGACGATCGTCCTGCGCGACGGCTTCGCGCTGGCGTGGGCGGCGGCGACGGACGGCGGAGCGCGGCGCGGCGTGACGGAGCCCGCCTCGGAAGCGGTCGTCCGCGGGCCGAGGGAATCGTTCAACGAATCGCTGTTGACGAATCTCGGGTTGATCCGCCGAAGACTGTATACCCCGAGGCTCCGGGTAGAAACCCGGACGATCGGCCACGTCTCGAATACCCCCGTCGCGCTTCTGTACATTGACGGACTGGCGAAGCCGGACATTCTGCAGGAGGTTCGGAACCGGCTGAACAAAATCGACATCGACGGCGTGGTCGAATCGCAATATATCGAAGAATTCATCGAAGATCCGGTATATTCCCCGTTCCCTACCGTGTTCAACACGGAGCGGCCCGACCGGGTCGCGGCGGCGCTGCTCGAAGGGCGCATCGCCATCCTGACGGAAGGGACGCCGGTCGCGCTCGTCGTGCCGGCGACGATTACGTTATTTTTGTACTCGAACGAAGATTACTACCAGCGGTACGATATCGCTACGTTGTTGAAGCTGCTTCGTACCGTCACGTTTTTTCTCTCTTTTCTGCTCCCGTCCTTTTACGTCGCGCTCCTAACGTTCCACCAAGAAATGATTCCGACGCCGCTGCTGATCGCCTTGACGGGGCAGCGCGAAGGCGTGCCGTTCGGCATCGCGCTCGAGGTGTTTCTAATGGAAGTCACCTTCGAAGTGCTCCGGGAGGCGGGCATCCGCCTCCCGAAAACGATCGGCTCCGCCGTATCGATCGTCGGCGGTTTGGTGCTCGGGCAGGCCGCGGTCGAAGCGTCCTTGATCGGCCCCGGCACGGTCATCGCCGTGTCCGCGACGGCGATCGCTTCGTTCACGACGCCGTCCTACGGCTTCGCGATCGCCTCGCGCATGATCCGCTTCGCGATGCTGCTGCTCACCGCGTTCATCGGCTCGTTCGGCTTCTTCTTCGGGCTGATCTTAATCGCGATTCACCTGAACACGCTGCGTTCGTTCGGAGTGCCATATATGTCGCCGTTCGTTCCGCTGCAATGGCGAAGCTGGAGAGATATGGTCGTTCGCGCGCCGTGGTGGGCGATGAGGCAGCGGCCGTCCCAAGTGGCCTCCTCGGTTGACCGGTTCGACCGGCCCCAAAAATGGAGCCGACCGGGCGGGGGGAAGAAGCGATGA
- a CDS encoding Ger(x)C family spore germination protein: protein MMLRRAALALLALALLPGCWDQKELNEVAVVIGVGVDQGEKQRFEVTAQVIKPTAQAKAGGGGGSELPTWSLTASGETFLDAISELNRISPRRLYWPHLQIIIFGEELAKEGIAPVITWFEKSRDSRSGTYVVVTRGRAEDILNKRIELGNIPAKAMADMIANAEIRQLPARKMTLRKLTGVLSSPGVDIAVDVIDPREIRGKVEAYSLEGAAVFDKDRLVEYITDEAVHGLAIAHNTYANTTIKARCPRDGSGYVTFQVTDFRSQLKVTVDNGKITGTFDIFVEGNLLDQTCKGSLMEETQMVEVERAVADRIESLLTSMYERAAAKGSDVYGIGRELRRHYPKVWRKLEPEWEKTLREVRITAEIDANIRRSGLVIDPTINKME, encoded by the coding sequence ATGATGCTGCGTCGCGCGGCGCTGGCGCTCCTCGCCTTGGCGCTGCTCCCAGGGTGCTGGGACCAGAAAGAGTTGAACGAAGTCGCGGTCGTCATCGGCGTCGGCGTCGACCAGGGGGAGAAACAGCGTTTCGAGGTGACGGCGCAGGTCATCAAGCCGACCGCGCAGGCCAAGGCGGGCGGCGGCGGCGGGTCGGAGCTGCCGACCTGGAGCCTGACGGCTTCGGGCGAAACGTTCCTCGACGCGATTTCCGAGCTGAACCGCATTTCGCCGCGGCGTCTGTATTGGCCCCATCTGCAAATCATTATTTTTGGGGAGGAACTGGCGAAGGAAGGCATCGCTCCCGTCATTACGTGGTTCGAGAAAAGCCGCGACAGCCGCTCCGGGACGTACGTCGTCGTCACGCGGGGCAGAGCGGAGGACATTCTGAACAAAAGAATCGAGCTCGGCAACATCCCTGCCAAGGCGATGGCGGATATGATCGCGAACGCCGAAATTCGCCAGCTCCCGGCGCGGAAGATGACGCTCCGGAAGCTGACCGGCGTTTTGTCGTCCCCGGGCGTCGACATCGCGGTCGACGTCATCGATCCGCGGGAAATTCGCGGCAAAGTGGAGGCGTACTCGCTGGAAGGGGCGGCGGTGTTCGACAAAGATCGGCTGGTTGAGTACATAACGGACGAAGCGGTGCACGGCCTCGCGATCGCGCATAACACGTACGCCAACACGACGATCAAAGCCCGCTGTCCGCGAGACGGCAGCGGGTACGTCACGTTCCAGGTGACGGATTTCCGCAGCCAACTGAAGGTGACGGTCGACAACGGTAAGATTACAGGGACGTTCGATATTTTCGTGGAGGGCAATTTGCTCGATCAAACGTGCAAAGGCAGTCTCATGGAAGAGACGCAAATGGTCGAAGTGGAGCGAGCGGTCGCGGACCGAATCGAGTCGCTGCTCACCTCCATGTACGAGCGGGCGGCCGCGAAAGGCTCGGACGTCTACGGCATCGGCCGCGAGCTGCGCCGTCACTACCCCAAGGTGTGGCGCAAGCTGGAACCCGAATGGGAAAAGACACTGCGCGAGGTGCGCATTACAGCGGAAATTGACGCGAACATTCGCCGAAGCGGCCTCGTCATCGACCCGACGATCAACAAAATGGAATAA
- a CDS encoding Gfo/Idh/MocA family oxidoreductase — translation MGNTYRIAIVGCGGIANGKHMPSLAKLSNVQMVAFCDIVPERAVEAAEKYGAEGAKTYTDYREALKDATIDIVHVCTPNDSHAEIAIAALEAGKHVMCEKPMAKTAADAARMVEAAKRTGKKLTIGYNNRFRPDSQHLKKLCEDGEFGDIYYAKAHAIRRRAVPTWGVFLDEEKQGGGPLIDIGTHALDLTLWMMNNYKPKVVLGTAYHKLSQKENAANAWGPWDPKKFTVEDSAFGMIVMENGATIMLESSWALNSLDVDEAKCTLCGTEGGADMKGGLRLNGEKHSRLYTTEVNLQAGGVAFYDGKQEKDADLEMRKWIEAIDEDKEPVVTPEQAFVVSQILEALYESARTGKAVYLNQ, via the coding sequence ATGGGTAACACGTATCGCATCGCAATCGTAGGCTGCGGGGGTATCGCGAACGGCAAACATATGCCGAGCCTCGCCAAACTGTCCAACGTGCAAATGGTCGCCTTCTGCGACATCGTGCCGGAGCGCGCGGTCGAGGCGGCCGAGAAATACGGAGCGGAAGGCGCAAAGACGTATACGGACTACCGCGAGGCGCTGAAAGATGCGACGATCGACATCGTGCACGTCTGCACGCCGAACGATTCCCACGCGGAAATCGCCATCGCCGCGCTCGAAGCCGGCAAGCATGTCATGTGCGAAAAGCCGATGGCGAAAACGGCCGCGGACGCGGCGCGCATGGTCGAGGCGGCGAAGCGGACGGGCAAAAAGTTGACGATCGGCTATAACAACCGGTTCCGCCCGGACAGCCAGCATTTGAAGAAGCTGTGCGAAGACGGCGAATTCGGCGACATTTATTACGCGAAGGCGCATGCGATTCGACGCCGCGCAGTGCCGACATGGGGCGTGTTCCTCGACGAGGAAAAGCAGGGCGGCGGCCCGCTCATCGACATCGGCACGCACGCTCTCGACCTGACGCTGTGGATGATGAACAACTACAAGCCGAAGGTCGTGCTCGGCACGGCGTACCACAAGCTGTCCCAGAAGGAAAACGCCGCGAACGCTTGGGGACCTTGGGATCCGAAGAAATTTACGGTCGAAGACTCCGCATTCGGGATGATCGTCATGGAGAACGGCGCGACGATCATGCTCGAATCGAGCTGGGCGCTCAACTCGCTCGACGTCGACGAGGCGAAGTGCACGCTGTGCGGCACGGAAGGCGGCGCCGACATGAAAGGAGGCCTCCGCCTCAACGGCGAGAAGCACAGCCGCCTCTACACGACGGAGGTGAACCTGCAGGCCGGCGGCGTAGCGTTCTACGACGGCAAGCAGGAGAAAGACGCCGATCTTGAGATGCGGAAGTGGATCGAAGCGATCGACGAGGACAAAGAACCTGTCGTCACGCCGGAGCAGGCGTTCGTCGTCTCGCAAATTCTCGAGGCGCTATACGAATCCGCGCGTACGGGCAAAGCCGTATACTTGAATCAATAA
- a CDS encoding AraC family transcriptional regulator: protein MNKFPYAVMLEKQDALERLDVRVRWGRYDIRVLRFHLTTFAPGRTVEFHKHDEFEFHFIPRGKGVVRMEGQEYALREGMFYLTGPGVLHYQEADAHVAMDELCLHVDIAERDASPQPPDGPDRWELAEADDCVLQLRALPRVPAFDVHEAMPHFLAAYEACSEGAPGLYTTIKQHVVQILLKAARAYDGGAASRLELPSRDMKAYRYRLAMQYIRANYAGTITLNHVAENLNISARQLQRIFKDVRGDASFSGILEEVRLEAVCKKLAETDLAIEQIAISEGYSNGNYLHAVFRKRFGMTPAAYRKSHQPLGGIVRHG from the coding sequence GTGAACAAGTTCCCGTACGCCGTCATGCTCGAGAAGCAGGACGCGCTGGAGCGGCTCGACGTCCGTGTGCGCTGGGGGCGCTACGACATCCGCGTCCTCCGCTTCCATCTGACGACGTTCGCGCCGGGCCGGACGGTCGAATTTCACAAGCACGACGAGTTCGAGTTCCATTTCATCCCGAGGGGCAAGGGCGTCGTCCGCATGGAAGGGCAGGAGTACGCGCTGCGGGAGGGCATGTTTTATTTGACCGGCCCCGGCGTGCTCCACTACCAGGAAGCGGACGCCCACGTCGCGATGGATGAGCTGTGCCTGCACGTCGACATCGCGGAGCGCGACGCCTCGCCGCAGCCGCCGGACGGCCCGGACCGCTGGGAGCTGGCGGAGGCGGACGATTGCGTCCTGCAGCTGCGCGCCCTCCCGCGCGTTCCCGCGTTCGACGTGCACGAGGCGATGCCCCACTTCCTCGCGGCGTACGAAGCGTGCAGCGAAGGCGCGCCGGGACTGTACACGACGATCAAGCAGCATGTCGTGCAAATTTTGCTCAAGGCGGCGCGGGCGTACGACGGCGGGGCGGCCTCGCGCCTCGAGCTGCCGTCCCGCGACATGAAGGCGTACCGGTACCGCCTCGCCATGCAGTACATTCGGGCGAATTACGCGGGCACGATCACGCTCAATCATGTCGCGGAAAACCTGAACATCAGCGCGCGGCAGCTGCAGCGCATTTTCAAGGACGTTCGCGGCGACGCGTCGTTCAGCGGCATTTTGGAAGAAGTTCGGCTCGAAGCCGTCTGCAAGAAGCTGGCGGAAACGGATCTAGCGATCGAGCAAATCGCAATCAGCGAAGGCTATTCGAACGGCAATTATTTGCATGCGGTGTTCCGCAAACGGTTCGGCATGACGCCGGCCGCGTATCGCAAATCCCACCAACCTTTAGGAGGAATCGTTCGTCATGGGTAA
- a CDS encoding Gfo/Idh/MocA family oxidoreductase, translating into MTIRIGKISYWHVHAWDYTKQALEHPDTVMAAVWDELPSRGREAAEKLGVPFYDSLDDMLGSGTIDAVIVDAPTNRHHEVMVAAARAGKHIFTEKVVAATLRDANDILAEVEKAGVKLTVSLPRLNDGYTLAIRDMLDRKLLGRVTLVRVRLSHDGAVADWLPEHFYSLEQCQGGALIDLGCHPMYLTRLFLGEAPIDVASQFGYVTGRDVEDNAVAVLSTASGAVGVVEAGFVNPHSPFSIEINGTEGTLLYGTPDAKLLLRTKAGGRADAGWQEQPLPSRRESAFEQWVGHIQNGTTADENVALALELTKLMEAANKSARERRAVKLEELEG; encoded by the coding sequence ATGACCATCCGCATCGGCAAAATCAGTTACTGGCACGTGCACGCATGGGACTATACCAAGCAAGCGCTGGAGCACCCGGACACCGTCATGGCCGCCGTGTGGGACGAACTGCCGTCCCGCGGCCGGGAAGCCGCGGAGAAGCTCGGCGTCCCGTTCTACGACTCGCTTGACGACATGCTTGGAAGCGGTACCATCGACGCCGTCATCGTCGACGCGCCGACGAACCGCCACCATGAAGTGATGGTCGCCGCGGCGCGGGCGGGCAAACACATCTTCACCGAGAAGGTCGTGGCCGCGACGCTGCGGGACGCGAACGACATCCTTGCCGAGGTCGAGAAGGCGGGCGTCAAGCTGACGGTGTCGCTGCCGCGGCTGAACGACGGGTACACGCTGGCGATCCGCGACATGTTGGACCGGAAGCTGCTCGGCCGCGTGACGCTCGTCCGCGTCCGGCTGTCCCACGACGGCGCGGTCGCCGATTGGCTGCCGGAGCATTTCTACAGCCTTGAGCAATGCCAAGGCGGCGCCTTGATCGATCTCGGCTGCCATCCGATGTACTTGACGCGGCTGTTCCTCGGCGAGGCGCCGATCGACGTCGCTTCCCAGTTCGGCTACGTGACGGGCCGCGACGTCGAAGACAATGCCGTCGCCGTGCTGTCGACCGCCTCCGGCGCCGTCGGCGTCGTCGAAGCCGGCTTCGTCAACCCGCACTCTCCCTTCTCGATCGAGATCAATGGCACGGAAGGCACGCTGCTGTACGGCACGCCCGACGCCAAGCTGCTGCTGCGCACGAAGGCCGGCGGACGCGCGGACGCCGGCTGGCAGGAGCAGCCGCTGCCTTCGAGACGGGAAAGCGCGTTCGAGCAGTGGGTCGGCCATATTCAAAACGGAACGACCGCAGACGAGAACGTCGCGCTTGCGCTCGAGCTGACGAAGCTGATGGAAGCGGCCAACAAGTCCGCCCGCGAGCGCCGCGCCGTCAAGCTGGAGGAACTCGAGGGGTGA
- a CDS encoding glycoside hydrolase family 88/105 protein has protein sequence MAYFHPQQSIYHRYHGDPERTLQTIADRYIGDNPQHPPVYRVFRTDGFLRNDEFQYVFDFDRKFPAIAEGQYVYAWAKLWSEQDGEFRFGVNGYGPIDVYVNREHVHRTTIADEMFPERKQVFVAKLIAGWNHFVVRFTKTELGCGGRFGTGSFKNMPFHFLAPTANREGQEGWVYTAPIDEPLPHIPGEGWEEADSDVVWLPRLGWTEAELRLGRFGRQFAGAAGVRAVAWTKAISERPGKHTVAFTGSFEGKTAVYVGGQQAFAGQGDNLRFEAALSFGETDVVVVSEREDGGRWDFALETNEPGIRFRLPHPVHGTDDVWLYAGPFGAEVELSPEQLCRMDGVFPNGQEGVYWRVDAPHAVVRPYLENKLFAKWNYPLGVTLYGMLETGLALKREQYVDYVLEHVETCTAFDDYALWDKERYGAAAINTQLSAIDSLDDCGSFAALMMRAIKVREPRGANKTAARIADYISNVQDRLPDGALYRVRGSTEFMKDTLWCDDLYMSTPFLCEYYKATGERKYIDDAASQFLLYKKYLYMPELQIMSHVYDFKFDKPTRIPWGRGNGWVLFSLTELLAALPEDHEKRAELLCFFRELSEGYLRLQGERGLWHQVLTVPESYEETSCTSMFAYAFARGVRFGWYEQPEPYIRSVMRAWEGLTRVSVDQYGNVYGVCRGSGYSFSTLYYKDELSWNLNDTHGIGIVMLAGVETIKLQRHLRQ, from the coding sequence ATGGCATACTTTCATCCGCAGCAAAGCATTTACCACAGATATCACGGCGACCCGGAGCGCACGCTTCAAACGATCGCCGACCGTTATATCGGAGACAATCCGCAGCACCCTCCGGTGTATCGCGTGTTCCGCACGGACGGTTTTTTAAGAAACGACGAATTCCAGTACGTTTTCGATTTCGATCGGAAGTTTCCGGCGATCGCCGAAGGGCAGTACGTTTATGCTTGGGCGAAGTTATGGAGCGAGCAGGACGGAGAGTTTCGATTCGGCGTGAACGGTTACGGGCCGATCGACGTGTATGTGAACCGCGAACACGTTCATCGCACGACGATCGCGGACGAGATGTTCCCGGAGCGCAAACAAGTGTTTGTCGCGAAGCTTATCGCGGGTTGGAACCACTTCGTCGTCCGGTTTACGAAGACGGAACTCGGCTGCGGAGGCCGTTTCGGAACCGGTTCGTTCAAAAATATGCCGTTTCATTTTTTGGCGCCGACGGCGAATCGGGAAGGACAAGAAGGGTGGGTATATACCGCGCCGATCGACGAGCCGCTGCCGCACATTCCCGGCGAGGGCTGGGAGGAAGCCGACTCGGATGTCGTCTGGCTGCCGCGGCTCGGCTGGACGGAAGCGGAGCTTCGACTCGGCCGGTTCGGACGTCAGTTCGCCGGGGCAGCAGGAGTTCGGGCCGTCGCGTGGACGAAAGCGATCAGCGAGCGCCCGGGCAAGCATACGGTCGCGTTCACAGGATCGTTCGAGGGGAAAACGGCGGTGTACGTCGGCGGCCAGCAGGCATTTGCCGGGCAAGGCGACAACCTCCGCTTCGAAGCGGCGCTTTCGTTCGGCGAAACCGATGTCGTCGTCGTATCCGAGAGAGAGGACGGCGGCCGGTGGGACTTTGCGCTTGAGACGAACGAGCCGGGCATCCGTTTCCGTTTGCCGCATCCGGTGCACGGGACGGACGACGTCTGGTTATATGCCGGGCCGTTCGGCGCCGAGGTCGAGCTTTCCCCCGAGCAGCTGTGCCGAATGGATGGGGTGTTTCCGAACGGCCAAGAAGGCGTCTACTGGCGTGTCGACGCGCCGCATGCGGTCGTTCGCCCGTACCTCGAAAACAAGCTGTTCGCGAAATGGAACTATCCGCTCGGCGTGACGCTGTACGGCATGTTGGAGACAGGGCTTGCGCTGAAGCGCGAGCAGTACGTCGACTATGTATTGGAGCATGTGGAGACGTGCACGGCGTTCGACGATTACGCGCTGTGGGATAAGGAAAGGTACGGCGCGGCGGCGATCAACACGCAGCTGTCGGCCATCGACAGCCTCGACGACTGCGGATCGTTCGCGGCGCTGATGATGCGGGCGATAAAGGTGCGGGAGCCGCGCGGCGCGAACAAGACGGCGGCGAGAATCGCCGATTATATTTCGAACGTGCAAGACCGGCTGCCCGACGGGGCGCTCTACCGCGTGCGCGGCAGCACCGAATTTATGAAGGATACGTTGTGGTGCGACGATTTATATATGAGCACGCCGTTCCTGTGCGAGTATTACAAAGCGACCGGCGAACGCAAGTATATCGACGACGCGGCGAGTCAGTTTTTGTTGTATAAAAAGTATTTGTACATGCCCGAGCTGCAAATTATGTCGCATGTGTACGACTTCAAATTCGACAAACCGACGCGAATCCCATGGGGAAGAGGCAACGGCTGGGTGCTGTTCTCGCTTACCGAACTGCTCGCCGCGCTGCCGGAAGATCACGAGAAGAGAGCCGAGCTGCTCTGCTTCTTCCGCGAATTGAGCGAAGGGTACTTGCGGCTGCAAGGCGAGAGAGGCTTATGGCATCAAGTGCTTACGGTGCCGGAATCGTACGAGGAAACGTCCTGCACGTCGATGTTCGCCTACGCGTTCGCCCGCGGCGTTCGTTTCGGCTGGTACGAACAGCCGGAGCCGTACATCCGCTCGGTCATGCGGGCGTGGGAAGGGCTGACCCGCGTCTCGGTCGACCAATACGGCAACGTATACGGCGTCTGCCGCGGCTCCGGATATTCGTTCTCGACATTGTATTACAAAGATGAACTGTCATGGAATTTAAACGACACGCACGGCATCGGCATCGTCATGCTGGCAGGCGTAGAGACGATTAAACTGCAGCGTCATCTCCGGCAATAA
- a CDS encoding ABC transporter permease, giving the protein MAGRAEPSKATQLWKSFGKDKYLYILALPGLIYFLIFKYLPMWGITIAFQDYSPFAGFAGSEWVGLKHFERLFTNPDFPILFRNTMAISLLNLLFFFPLPIILSLMLNELRSEVYKRTVQSIIYLPHFLSWVIIVSLSFIMLSQQNGIVNMALELLGKTKVPFLTNPDLFWFILTAQSVWKEAGWGTIIFLAAIAGVNPQLYEAAKMDGANRLQQIWHVTLPTIRNVIIILFILRLGDIMEVGFEQVYLMYNGAVSNVAEVFDTYVYRVGVQQGEFSYSTAIGLFKSFVGLTLVLLANKLAKKFGEDGVF; this is encoded by the coding sequence GTGGCCGGGAGGGCGGAGCCGAGCAAAGCGACACAGCTTTGGAAGTCGTTCGGCAAAGATAAATATTTGTATATTTTGGCGCTGCCGGGGCTCATCTATTTTTTAATCTTTAAATATTTGCCGATGTGGGGAATTACGATCGCGTTCCAAGATTATTCCCCCTTCGCCGGGTTTGCGGGCAGCGAATGGGTCGGACTGAAACATTTCGAGAGATTGTTTACGAATCCGGACTTCCCGATTTTGTTCCGCAACACGATGGCGATCAGCTTGCTCAACTTACTTTTTTTCTTTCCGCTGCCGATTATTCTTTCGCTCATGCTGAACGAGCTGAGAAGCGAAGTGTACAAGCGGACAGTGCAATCGATCATTTATTTGCCGCACTTTTTGTCATGGGTCATCATCGTTTCGCTCAGTTTCATCATGTTGTCGCAGCAAAACGGGATTGTAAACATGGCGCTGGAACTGTTAGGCAAGACGAAGGTGCCGTTCTTAACGAATCCGGACTTGTTCTGGTTCATCTTGACGGCGCAGTCGGTTTGGAAAGAAGCGGGCTGGGGAACGATCATCTTCCTCGCGGCGATCGCCGGCGTAAACCCGCAGCTGTACGAAGCGGCCAAGATGGACGGAGCGAATCGTCTGCAGCAAATCTGGCATGTGACGCTTCCCACGATCCGGAACGTAATCATCATTTTGTTTATTTTGCGGCTCGGCGACATTATGGAGGTCGGCTTCGAGCAAGTGTACTTGATGTATAACGGCGCCGTTTCGAATGTGGCGGAAGTGTTCGATACGTACGTGTATCGCGTCGGCGTTCAGCAAGGCGAATTCAGCTACAGCACGGCGATCGGGTTGTTTAAGTCGTTCGTCGGTCTCACGCTCGTGCTGCTGGCGAACAAGCTTGCGAAAAAATTCGGGGAAGACGGCGTGTTTTAA